One Streptomyces sp. NBC_00223 genomic window carries:
- a CDS encoding UbiA family prenyltransferase codes for MSQTVARVPGTPGAPGSPAPTDGPGRPKQPRWRAYAKLGKLSFFDYYLSALVVWTMLPGSYRWSAGTIGTLLVVTVGWIGVCAATVAFDDITGFRDGSDHVNYDPAQQLRRRDLKPLLDGTLTLRQALGFGYGALGVGLLALAVTVLTIAPHRPPWDLGLMALLVFISVQYSYGLRLSYHGCQELVLFTSTALVVFVPVPLITGHATGPAIVQAVLFGLWSVLVSLYSNIKDIEGDRAAGRRTWAVMLPWRIYRKVIAAVSAAETVVLVVGAVTGAVPWWFPLFLLPVVALRLRQLIEGLLLDDPLTARRWGGKAHRLGVVALLAANLVAFH; via the coding sequence GTGAGCCAGACCGTAGCGCGGGTCCCCGGGACTCCAGGGGCGCCCGGAAGCCCCGCGCCCACCGATGGGCCCGGCCGGCCGAAGCAGCCCCGGTGGCGGGCCTACGCCAAACTCGGGAAGCTGTCGTTCTTCGACTACTACCTGTCGGCCCTGGTGGTGTGGACCATGCTGCCCGGCTCGTACCGGTGGTCGGCGGGCACCATCGGCACGCTGCTGGTGGTCACCGTCGGCTGGATCGGGGTGTGCGCGGCCACGGTCGCCTTCGACGACATCACCGGCTTCCGCGACGGCAGCGACCACGTCAACTACGACCCGGCACAGCAGTTGCGCCGCCGTGACCTCAAGCCGCTGCTCGACGGCACCCTGACACTGCGTCAGGCACTCGGCTTCGGCTACGGGGCCCTGGGCGTCGGGCTGCTGGCCCTGGCCGTCACCGTGCTGACGATCGCGCCGCACCGGCCGCCGTGGGACCTCGGGCTCATGGCGCTGCTGGTCTTCATCAGCGTCCAGTACTCCTACGGGCTGCGGCTGAGCTACCACGGCTGCCAGGAGCTGGTGCTCTTCACCAGCACCGCGCTGGTGGTCTTCGTGCCGGTGCCGCTGATCACCGGGCACGCCACCGGGCCCGCGATCGTACAGGCGGTGCTCTTCGGTCTGTGGAGCGTGCTGGTGTCGCTCTACTCCAACATCAAGGACATCGAAGGCGACCGGGCGGCGGGCCGCCGCACCTGGGCGGTCATGCTGCCGTGGCGGATCTACCGGAAGGTGATCGCCGCCGTCAGCGCCGCCGAGACCGTCGTCCTGGTGGTCGGCGCGGTCACCGGCGCCGTCCCCTGGTGGTTCCCGCTCTTCCTGCTCCCCGTCGTCGCGCTGCGGCTGCGTCAGCTCATCGAGGGCCTGCTGCTCGACGACCCGCTGACCGCCCGCCGCTGGGGCGGCAAGGCACACCGGCTCGGTGTGGTCGCGCTGCTCGCCGCCAACCTCGTCGCCTTCCACTGA
- a CDS encoding AMP-binding protein gives MSTSERHKNLGGLFETYAGATTPTWHLDRPFDIAPESGRSYDVGALARLVADMSGRLYAAGLRRGERLAIVKQNHHDVVLLAAAAARIGALPAMISATNAPGVLATMMARFEPKVLVASAEVLAAAAAEQVKLTGPDTAVIAVDGDPARFPGVIGLGDLAGADVPVMDLRGNDEPMICTHTSGTTGVPKLVVHSPDTLIGALTKMETMPLPGLSVRPSDTFASSIAFVHGRAITWTFAQLARPPRKVVVLSGSEPETVQATLEEHRPTIVEACPNIYQRWEPLVDTHAHLFSGVRAYLNTFDAIHPRTVRKFLGVSSRRMPVWGQVWGQSETGPVAMALYTRGKLERGAKAEHPVTSTVGRPIPFVTKVSLVDPESRAAVPSGQQGVVLVRTKGLCLTYLGEDDRHGEKKWDGWWNTGDIGVRSRTGVLRIVDREVDIIPGTSGIELESLLLERLERATEVIVLGDPGGLPVPVISLTGPDLTEDEWRTASAGLPELARPHVIAWEDFPRTGTWKVRRADLRERVLHSQATYGTGRWT, from the coding sequence ATGAGCACTTCCGAACGGCACAAGAACCTCGGTGGCCTGTTCGAGACCTACGCCGGGGCCACCACCCCCACCTGGCACCTCGACCGCCCCTTCGACATCGCCCCTGAGTCCGGCCGCAGCTACGACGTGGGCGCGCTGGCCCGCCTCGTGGCGGACATGTCCGGCCGGCTGTACGCGGCGGGGCTGCGCCGCGGCGAGCGGCTGGCGATCGTCAAGCAGAACCACCACGACGTGGTGCTGCTCGCCGCCGCGGCGGCCCGGATCGGCGCCCTGCCGGCGATGATCTCGGCCACCAACGCCCCCGGGGTGCTCGCCACGATGATGGCCAGGTTCGAGCCGAAGGTGCTGGTGGCGTCCGCCGAGGTGCTGGCCGCCGCGGCGGCGGAGCAGGTCAAGCTGACCGGTCCCGACACCGCGGTGATCGCGGTGGACGGCGACCCGGCGCGGTTCCCCGGCGTGATCGGCCTGGGCGACCTGGCCGGCGCCGATGTGCCCGTGATGGATCTGCGCGGCAACGACGAGCCGATGATCTGCACCCACACCTCGGGTACGACCGGTGTGCCCAAGCTGGTCGTGCACTCGCCCGACACCCTGATCGGCGCGCTCACCAAGATGGAGACGATGCCGCTGCCGGGTCTGTCGGTGCGGCCCTCGGACACCTTCGCGTCCTCCATCGCCTTCGTGCACGGCCGCGCCATCACCTGGACCTTCGCCCAACTCGCCCGGCCGCCGCGCAAGGTGGTGGTGCTCTCCGGCTCCGAGCCGGAGACCGTGCAGGCGACGCTGGAGGAGCACCGGCCGACCATCGTCGAGGCGTGCCCGAACATCTACCAGCGCTGGGAGCCGCTGGTCGACACCCACGCGCACCTGTTCAGTGGCGTGCGGGCGTATCTCAACACCTTCGACGCGATCCACCCGCGGACCGTCCGCAAGTTCCTGGGCGTGAGCAGCCGGCGGATGCCGGTCTGGGGCCAGGTGTGGGGGCAGAGCGAGACCGGGCCCGTCGCCATGGCGCTCTACACCCGCGGCAAGCTGGAGCGCGGGGCCAAGGCCGAGCACCCGGTCACCAGCACGGTGGGCCGGCCGATCCCGTTCGTCACCAAGGTCAGTCTGGTGGACCCGGAGAGCCGGGCCGCCGTGCCGTCCGGGCAGCAGGGCGTCGTCCTGGTCCGCACCAAGGGCCTCTGCCTGACGTACCTGGGCGAGGACGACCGGCACGGCGAGAAGAAGTGGGACGGCTGGTGGAACACCGGTGACATCGGGGTGCGTTCGCGCACCGGTGTGCTGCGCATCGTCGACCGCGAGGTCGACATCATCCCCGGCACCAGCGGTATCGAACTGGAGTCGCTGCTGCTGGAACGGCTGGAGCGGGCCACCGAGGTGATCGTGCTCGGTGACCCGGGCGGGCTGCCGGTGCCCGTGATCAGCCTGACCGGGCCCGATCTGACCGAGGACGAGTGGCGCACCGCGAGCGCGGGCCTGCCCGAACTCGCCCGCCCGCACGTCATCGCGTGGGAGGACTTCCCGCGCACCGGCACCTGGAAGGTCCGCCGCGCCGATCTGCGCGAGCGGGTGCTGCACTCCCAGGCCACCTACGGCACCGGCCGCTGGACCTGA
- a CDS encoding nucleotide sugar dehydrogenase translates to MGQGYVGLPLAVLAADQGHNVVGFDVDADRIKRLCAAESFVEDVSSHALSRVLAAGTYEPTTDEGALDGFDVAVISVPTPLREGVPDLSHIESATRILARYLRPGSTVVLESTTYPGTTEELVAPLLEEHSGLIAGSDFHLGYSPERIDPGNTTWTLKNTPKVVSGIDPDSLKAVDEFYGGIIDTTVPVASPKTAELTKLVENTFRHVNVALINELAVFARDLGIDVWEAIDAASSKPFGFMRFTPGPGVGGHCLPVDPVYLSWRVNRALGRRFRFVELANDVNDHMPTYVTQRVVSALNKRRLAVNGSRILVLGLAYKANTGDARESPALRATEALLALGAEVRAVDPHVVEDTPTGERLIRVDLTVEEVAAADAVVLLTDHDAFDYDMVAEHAAYVLDCRRRLPVAANVELL, encoded by the coding sequence ATGGGGCAGGGATACGTCGGCCTGCCGCTGGCCGTGCTGGCCGCGGATCAGGGGCACAACGTCGTCGGATTCGACGTCGACGCCGACCGGATCAAGCGCCTCTGCGCGGCGGAGTCGTTCGTGGAAGACGTTTCCTCGCACGCCCTGAGCCGGGTGCTGGCCGCCGGCACCTATGAACCGACCACGGACGAGGGCGCGTTGGACGGCTTCGACGTGGCTGTGATCAGCGTGCCCACGCCGCTGCGCGAGGGCGTTCCCGACCTCAGCCACATCGAGTCCGCCACCCGTATCCTGGCCCGCTACCTCCGCCCGGGCTCCACGGTCGTCCTGGAGTCGACCACCTATCCCGGCACCACCGAGGAACTGGTCGCGCCGCTGCTGGAGGAGCACTCGGGGCTCATCGCGGGCAGCGACTTCCACCTCGGCTACAGCCCCGAGCGCATCGACCCCGGCAACACCACGTGGACGCTCAAGAACACGCCCAAGGTCGTCTCCGGCATCGACCCCGACTCGCTGAAGGCCGTCGACGAGTTCTACGGCGGGATCATCGACACCACGGTGCCGGTGGCCTCGCCGAAGACCGCCGAGCTGACCAAGCTGGTCGAGAACACCTTCCGCCATGTGAATGTCGCGCTCATCAACGAACTGGCGGTCTTCGCCCGCGACTTGGGCATCGACGTGTGGGAGGCCATCGACGCCGCCTCCTCCAAGCCCTTCGGATTCATGCGCTTCACCCCCGGCCCCGGCGTCGGCGGCCACTGCCTGCCGGTCGACCCGGTCTATCTGTCCTGGCGGGTCAACCGGGCGCTCGGCCGCCGCTTCCGCTTTGTGGAGCTGGCCAACGACGTCAACGACCACATGCCCACCTACGTGACCCAGCGGGTGGTCTCCGCCCTCAACAAGCGCCGTCTCGCGGTCAACGGCTCGCGCATCCTCGTCCTGGGCCTCGCCTACAAGGCCAACACCGGCGACGCACGGGAGTCGCCCGCGCTGCGCGCCACCGAGGCGCTGCTCGCGCTGGGCGCCGAGGTACGGGCGGTCGACCCGCACGTCGTGGAGGACACGCCGACGGGCGAACGCCTGATCCGGGTGGACCTGACCGTCGAGGAGGTCGCCGCGGCCGACGCGGTGGTGCTGCTCACCGACCACGACGCCTTCGACTACGACATGGTCGCCGAGCACGCCGCCTACGTACTGGACTGCCGCCGCCGGCTCCCGGTCGCCGCGAATGTGGAACTGCTGTGA
- a CDS encoding NAD-dependent epimerase/dehydratase family protein, producing the protein MTGRRVLVTGGNGFVGGAVCRALLEAGHDVTALVRSPDRAIAAAGAGARVAVGDITDPPTYTDLARRADAVVHTAQLRAPARLGARPLARMHRAERVARTALAAACRDGGTRLVYTSGAFVYGDHGEEWITEATPLNPSPVGREHAAGMAELAQGAAQHGLDAVTVVVGFVYGPGGNFRTAFYDQARSGTVRYVAGGRNYFSCVHLEDLAAGYLAALEHGRAGRHYNLVDDTPLTWRELAEEVARHVPGARTGSVPSLAAKLALGAPLTASLTTSYRVANGAARTELGWRPRHRLTEAVPGVVAALDETAPGRTGSGGRLPAPGRSRTGDGAQDGDRARTGAARRVPAPHPPNQGGIDPCD; encoded by the coding sequence GTGACCGGGCGGCGAGTTCTGGTCACCGGCGGCAACGGCTTCGTCGGCGGCGCCGTCTGCCGCGCGCTGCTGGAGGCCGGCCACGACGTCACCGCGCTGGTGCGCTCACCCGACCGGGCCATCGCGGCGGCCGGCGCGGGCGCGCGGGTCGCGGTCGGCGACATCACCGACCCGCCGACGTACACCGACCTGGCCCGGCGGGCCGACGCCGTGGTGCACACCGCCCAACTGCGCGCCCCGGCCCGGCTCGGCGCGCGCCCGCTGGCCCGGATGCACCGGGCCGAGCGGGTGGCGCGCACCGCGCTGGCCGCCGCCTGCCGGGACGGCGGCACCCGGCTGGTCTACACATCGGGCGCCTTCGTCTACGGCGACCACGGCGAGGAGTGGATCACCGAGGCCACCCCGCTCAATCCGTCCCCGGTCGGCCGTGAACACGCCGCCGGAATGGCCGAGTTGGCGCAGGGCGCCGCACAACACGGCCTGGACGCGGTGACCGTCGTCGTCGGCTTCGTCTACGGGCCGGGCGGCAACTTCCGCACCGCGTTCTACGACCAGGCGCGGTCGGGAACCGTGCGGTACGTGGCCGGCGGGCGCAACTACTTCAGCTGTGTCCACCTTGAGGACCTGGCCGCCGGGTATCTGGCGGCGCTGGAGCACGGCCGGGCCGGCCGGCACTACAACCTCGTCGACGACACCCCGCTGACCTGGCGCGAACTGGCCGAGGAGGTCGCCCGCCATGTGCCGGGCGCCCGTACCGGCTCGGTGCCGTCCCTCGCCGCGAAGCTGGCCCTGGGCGCGCCGCTGACCGCTTCGCTGACCACGTCCTACCGCGTCGCGAACGGCGCCGCGCGCACCGAGCTGGGGTGGCGGCCGCGCCACCGTCTGACGGAGGCCGTGCCCGGCGTCGTCGCCGCGCTCGACGAGACGGCCCCGGGCCGTACCGGCTCGGGCGGGCGCCTGCCCGCGCCCGGCCGATCCCGCACCGGCGACGGCGCCCAGGACGGCGACCGCGCCCGGACCGGGGCGGCGCGACGGGTGCCCGCTCCGCACCCGCCGAACCAAGGAGGCATCGACCCATGCGACTGA
- a CDS encoding FAD-dependent oxidoreductase: MRLISGSADEHGSERRAVVIGASLAGMAAAAALAHHLDHVTVIERDRLPHGPVWRRGVAQSRHAHNLMAAGHRGLERLLPGITRELDTHGMVTVRMPQDMLMFGPGGWIPRFDSDLTMLTGSRDTLDSVLRARLRDHPKVTFMEQTEAVSLRAGRDDTVSGVWVRRREPDSETGWTRPEILPAGFVVDAAGRKSRAPQWLEELGYGTAPETVVDARTAYATTVFAPPLGHVADWKCMLILATPDTPRQGILNPIEGGKWMVSLSASGGERPPTDHAGFLEYAKTLRSPVLHEAIEHATPLGPVHGSGRTENRWHHYEKMRRWPDGFLVLGDAAAGFNPSYGQGMSVAVQCALLLDDALGRHGTTRALTYGLRRAQARHILAAWQIATGVDLQYPWAAEPCPPDLVTRLSQRYISRIAATAPTNPTAARVLLELTQLTAAPTAVFRPGVIAAAVRGPRGQAPTAPPSTTHGANATRARRTTTTGTAPADPAPTTQHPSVTGG; encoded by the coding sequence ATGCGACTGATCTCAGGTTCCGCCGACGAACACGGCAGCGAGCGCCGGGCCGTTGTCATCGGCGCCAGCCTCGCCGGCATGGCCGCGGCGGCGGCACTCGCCCACCACCTCGACCACGTCACCGTCATCGAGCGCGACCGGCTGCCGCACGGCCCGGTCTGGCGGCGCGGTGTCGCCCAGTCCCGGCACGCCCACAATCTGATGGCCGCCGGGCACCGGGGACTTGAGCGGCTGCTGCCCGGCATCACCCGGGAGCTGGACACCCACGGCATGGTGACCGTGCGCATGCCGCAGGACATGCTGATGTTCGGACCGGGCGGCTGGATACCGCGGTTCGACTCGGACCTGACGATGCTCACCGGCAGCCGCGACACCCTCGACTCGGTGCTCCGCGCCCGGCTGCGGGACCACCCCAAGGTCACCTTCATGGAGCAGACCGAGGCGGTGTCCCTGCGGGCCGGCCGCGACGACACCGTCAGCGGTGTGTGGGTGCGCCGCCGCGAGCCCGACTCCGAGACCGGGTGGACCCGCCCCGAGATCCTGCCGGCCGGCTTCGTGGTCGACGCCGCCGGGCGCAAGTCCCGGGCCCCGCAGTGGCTGGAGGAACTCGGCTACGGCACCGCGCCGGAGACCGTGGTCGACGCCAGGACGGCCTACGCCACCACGGTGTTCGCGCCGCCGCTGGGACACGTCGCGGACTGGAAGTGCATGCTCATCCTGGCCACCCCCGACACCCCGCGCCAGGGCATCCTCAACCCCATCGAGGGCGGCAAGTGGATGGTGTCGCTCTCCGCCAGCGGCGGCGAGCGCCCGCCCACCGACCACGCGGGCTTCCTGGAGTACGCCAAGACGCTGCGCTCCCCGGTGCTGCACGAGGCGATCGAGCACGCCACCCCGCTCGGCCCCGTGCACGGCTCCGGGCGCACCGAGAACCGCTGGCACCACTACGAGAAGATGCGGCGCTGGCCCGACGGCTTCCTCGTCCTCGGCGACGCCGCCGCGGGCTTCAACCCCTCCTACGGGCAGGGCATGTCGGTCGCCGTGCAGTGCGCGCTGCTGCTGGACGACGCCCTGGGCCGGCACGGCACCACGCGCGCCCTCACCTACGGGCTGCGCCGCGCCCAGGCCCGGCACATCCTGGCCGCCTGGCAGATCGCCACCGGCGTCGACCTCCAGTACCCGTGGGCCGCCGAACCGTGCCCGCCCGACCTGGTGACCCGGCTGAGCCAGCGCTACATCAGCCGGATCGCGGCGACCGCCCCGACCAACCCCACCGCCGCGCGGGTCCTGCTCGAACTCACCCAGCTCACCGCGGCGCCCACCGCGGTCTTCCGGCCGGGCGTCATCGCCGCCGCCGTCAGGGGCCCGCGGGGCCAGGCGCCCACCGCGCCGCCCAGCACCACGCACGGCGCGAACGCGACCCGCGCCCGCCGGACCACGACGACCGGGACCGCGCCCGCCGACCCGGCCCCGACGACCCAGCACCCCTCCGTGACCGGCGGCTGA
- a CDS encoding alpha/beta hydrolase yields MSLHPPPGSAPAASDPTGSGQDIVREDITFEVVPSVDPSARWKISAQLLIPAGGADTVQLLLPGLTYDRRYWQVPGEYDYAAHMVRAGYAVLLLDRIGTGASSRPPANEVTADTHVETLKPIVAALREGTPGGHSFARVVSVGHSYGAGLAIVAAARHADVDGVVVTGMLHTTSPMYDEVINFFHPGSEDPVLADPSLPQWYMTQRPGLRAKMLEYAEGIDEELSLHNEQMKSTATIGEGESLPQTYLSEFSNAITAHVLLVVGEHDALFSSADVGFAATSEAVEEFEKDFYTSSASLTTHVLPGTGHSLNLHRTAPRTYQLIHDWLRAHLAA; encoded by the coding sequence ATGTCGCTCCACCCGCCGCCCGGCTCCGCCCCCGCCGCCTCCGACCCGACCGGGAGCGGGCAGGACATCGTCCGTGAGGACATCACCTTCGAGGTGGTCCCCTCCGTCGACCCGTCGGCCCGCTGGAAGATCAGCGCCCAGCTGCTGATCCCGGCCGGCGGCGCCGACACCGTACAGCTGCTGCTCCCCGGCCTGACCTACGACCGGCGCTACTGGCAGGTGCCCGGCGAGTACGACTACGCCGCCCACATGGTCCGCGCCGGGTACGCGGTGCTGCTGCTCGACCGGATCGGCACCGGCGCCAGCAGCAGGCCGCCCGCCAACGAGGTCACCGCCGACACCCATGTGGAGACCCTCAAGCCCATCGTCGCCGCGCTGCGCGAGGGCACCCCGGGCGGGCACTCCTTCGCCCGCGTGGTGTCCGTCGGCCACTCCTACGGCGCCGGCCTGGCGATCGTCGCCGCCGCCCGGCACGCCGACGTCGACGGCGTGGTGGTCACCGGCATGCTGCACACCACCTCGCCGATGTACGACGAGGTGATCAACTTCTTCCACCCCGGCAGTGAGGACCCGGTCCTGGCCGACCCCTCCCTCCCGCAGTGGTACATGACCCAGCGGCCCGGCCTGCGGGCGAAGATGCTGGAGTACGCCGAGGGCATCGACGAGGAACTGTCGCTGCACAACGAGCAGATGAAGTCGACGGCCACCATCGGCGAGGGCGAGTCCCTTCCGCAGACCTACCTCAGCGAGTTCTCCAACGCGATCACCGCGCATGTGCTGCTGGTGGTCGGCGAGCACGACGCCCTGTTCAGCAGCGCCGACGTCGGCTTCGCGGCCACCTCCGAGGCGGTGGAGGAGTTCGAGAAGGACTTCTACACCTCCAGCGCGAGCCTGACCACGCACGTCCTGCCGGGCACCGGCCACTCGCTGAACCTGCACCGCACCGCGCCGCGGACCTACCAGTTGATCCACGACTGGCTCCGGGCGCACCTCGCCGCCTGA
- a CDS encoding MMPL family transporter → MLDRWARLIIRKPRAVVLVTLLLVFMAGGAAGGLQKHLTMGGYESSTTASSKAADALQKVFKQGEPNLVMVVTAPGGVDSATAEAAGARLADKVAAEAHVTNVTSYWTAGHAAALRSKDGNQALILGRITGDFDDAIDRVKTVDSHYHGTVDGLQVKVGGSAMMWKENTSQSAKDATKADGTVFPLVLIVLMIVFGSAVAALLPLSVAISAMLLSMGVLFGLTFAVDTSNVVVNTTTFLGIGLGIDYSLLFVSRYREELRRGRDVDDALRRTMRTAGRTALFSALTVAVAFLGLLVLPFTMFTSLAIGCVTTSLLAALCTVVLVPALLKWLGPRVDKGRLSRRRAEASLDGSKFWHGVAGGVMRRPVGAALLAVIVVVVLGLPAFQMKLRLPDESVLPASSQSAAVAKVLATNFDTHEQQALQAVALNTGGASADAVGDYAQRLSALPDVARVDASTGSYAKGRLVAPATDANARFTSGRATYLSIVPTVDPYSDQGKRLVSHVRGTKAPFQVIVGGMAATSVDTFHTLAHRLPIAAAILFVGMFVLLFLLTGSVLLPIKAMVLTGCSLTATFGALVFIFQQGHLKGLVGDFIVTGGITWTVPVLIFGVAFALSMDYEVFMLARIKEEYDRTGDNEQAVVAGLGRVGKIITYAALLLSIVFLVLVTSGISYMKAIGVGLPLAILMDATLIRGVLLPALMKLMGRANWWAPKPLRALHQKFGLHESDGPDSFEPAAAQGAAPAPAARAQSSLR, encoded by the coding sequence ATGCTGGACAGGTGGGCACGCCTGATCATCCGTAAGCCGCGCGCCGTGGTCCTGGTGACGCTGCTGCTGGTCTTCATGGCCGGTGGCGCCGCCGGCGGACTGCAGAAGCACTTGACCATGGGCGGCTACGAGTCCTCCACGACCGCGTCGTCGAAGGCCGCCGACGCCCTGCAGAAGGTCTTCAAGCAGGGCGAGCCGAATCTGGTGATGGTGGTCACCGCGCCCGGCGGCGTGGACTCCGCCACCGCCGAGGCGGCCGGTGCCCGCCTGGCCGACAAGGTCGCCGCCGAGGCGCACGTCACCAACGTCACCTCCTACTGGACGGCCGGCCACGCGGCCGCGCTGCGCAGCAAGGACGGCAACCAGGCGCTGATCCTGGGCCGCATCACCGGGGACTTCGACGACGCCATCGACCGGGTCAAGACCGTCGACTCCCACTACCACGGCACGGTCGACGGCCTTCAGGTCAAGGTCGGCGGCTCGGCGATGATGTGGAAGGAGAACACCTCCCAGTCCGCGAAGGACGCCACCAAGGCGGACGGCACCGTCTTCCCGCTGGTGCTGATCGTCCTGATGATCGTCTTCGGCAGCGCGGTCGCCGCGCTGCTGCCGCTGTCGGTCGCGATCAGCGCGATGCTGCTGTCGATGGGCGTGCTCTTCGGCCTCACCTTCGCCGTGGACACCTCCAACGTGGTCGTCAACACCACGACATTCCTCGGCATCGGTCTCGGCATCGACTACAGCCTGCTGTTCGTCAGCCGCTACCGGGAGGAGTTGCGGCGCGGCCGGGACGTCGACGACGCGCTGCGGCGCACCATGCGGACCGCCGGCCGTACCGCGCTGTTCTCGGCGCTGACCGTGGCCGTGGCCTTCCTCGGCCTGCTGGTGCTGCCGTTCACGATGTTCACCTCGCTCGCGATCGGCTGCGTCACCACCTCCCTGCTGGCCGCGCTGTGCACGGTGGTCCTGGTCCCGGCGCTGCTGAAGTGGCTCGGCCCGCGCGTCGACAAGGGGCGGCTGAGCCGCCGCCGGGCCGAGGCGTCGCTCGACGGCAGCAAGTTCTGGCACGGGGTGGCCGGCGGAGTGATGCGCCGCCCGGTCGGCGCCGCGCTGCTCGCGGTGATCGTCGTGGTCGTCCTGGGCCTGCCCGCCTTCCAGATGAAGCTGCGGCTGCCGGACGAGAGCGTGCTGCCCGCGTCCTCGCAGTCCGCCGCGGTCGCCAAGGTCCTCGCCACGAACTTCGACACCCACGAGCAGCAGGCGCTCCAGGCCGTCGCCCTCAACACCGGCGGCGCCTCCGCGGACGCGGTCGGCGACTACGCCCAGCGGCTGTCCGCGCTGCCCGACGTGGCCCGGGTCGACGCCTCGACCGGCAGCTACGCCAAGGGCCGGCTGGTGGCGCCCGCCACGGACGCCAACGCCCGCTTCACCAGCGGCCGGGCGACCTACCTGTCGATCGTGCCGACGGTGGACCCGTACTCCGACCAGGGCAAGCGGCTGGTGTCGCACGTGCGCGGCACCAAGGCGCCGTTCCAGGTGATCGTCGGCGGTATGGCGGCGACCAGCGTCGACACCTTCCACACACTGGCCCACCGGCTGCCGATCGCGGCGGCCATCCTGTTCGTCGGGATGTTCGTGCTGCTGTTCCTGCTCACCGGGAGCGTGCTGCTGCCGATCAAGGCGATGGTGCTGACCGGGTGCAGTCTGACGGCCACCTTCGGCGCCCTGGTCTTCATCTTCCAGCAGGGCCATCTCAAGGGCCTGGTCGGCGACTTCATCGTCACCGGCGGTATCACCTGGACCGTGCCCGTACTGATCTTCGGAGTCGCCTTCGCGCTGTCGATGGACTACGAGGTCTTCATGCTCGCCCGGATCAAGGAGGAGTACGACCGCACCGGCGACAACGAACAGGCCGTCGTGGCGGGCCTCGGCCGGGTCGGCAAGATCATCACCTACGCGGCGCTGCTGCTGTCGATCGTCTTCCTGGTGCTCGTCACCTCCGGCATCAGCTACATGAAGGCGATCGGCGTCGGTCTGCCGCTGGCGATCCTCATGGACGCCACGCTCATCCGCGGCGTTCTGCTGCCCGCGCTGATGAAGCTGATGGGCCGGGCCAACTGGTGGGCGCCCAAGCCGCTGCGCGCCCTTCACCAGAAGTTCGGTCTGCACGAGAGCGACGGTCCGGACAGCTTCGAACCCGCCGCGGCGCAGGGCGCCGCTCCCGCCCCGGCCGCGCGGGCCCAGAGCAGCCTGCGGTAG